A single window of Dermacentor albipictus isolate Rhodes 1998 colony chromosome 1, USDA_Dalb.pri_finalv2, whole genome shotgun sequence DNA harbors:
- the LOC135898051 gene encoding uncharacterized protein isoform X3, with protein MALSMEVVIKAVTLDWTPEDFDSSGNQTLFDELKKLAPHFLASSTYEKLKEYYGQVERLQATILLSQDPLGGLLGLEDPGLELVFIDELHHAVLRHLEHQQSRLLRCLDHAVTNAGVGIAVQSVCANVDGIKRSIFMLRLQRVECLRKFEKVLKAFNTRSLSLPELDEAEQLLFCKLEKAMDTYIYFAELLEMEYYFTYGDDHKTGRGMQVVIPKMQNDLLHQFLEAQRKLKEREALLKQFEKIWSPRVESMIKEYHKKVQELRVLTLANNLE; from the exons ATGGCTTTGTCTATGGAAGTTGTCATTAAGG CTGTCACGCTCGACTGGACCCCTGAGGACTTCGACAGCTCTGGTAACCAAACATTGTTTGACGAGCTAAAGAAGTTAGCACCTCACTTTCTCGCATCCAGCACTTACGAGAAGTTGAAGGAG TATTATGGACAAGTTGAGAGGCTGCAGGCCACGATTTTGCTTTCTCAAGATCCCTTGGGAGGTCTTCTGGGTCTGGAAGATCCTGGACTAGAGCTG GTTTTCATAGATGAATTACATCATGCAGTTTTAAGACATCTCGAGCACCAGCAGTCAAGGTTGTTACGTTGTTTGGATCACG CTGTCACGAATGCAGGTGTGGGAATTGCAGTCCAGTCCGTGTGTGCAAATGTTGATGGCATCAAAAGGTCAATTTTCATGCTGAGGCTCCAGCGTGTAGAGTGCCTTCGTAAATTTGAGAAG GTGTTAAAAGCATTCAATACAAGAAGTTTGTCATTGCCTGAGCTGGATGAAGCAGAGCAATTACTTTTCTGCAAGCTGGAGAAGGCTATGGACACGTACATCTACTTTGC AGAGCTGCTTGAAATGGAATATTATTTCACATATGGAGATGACCATAAAACAGGCAGGGGCATGCAGGTGGTCATCCCTAAGATGCA AAATGATTTGTTACATCAATTTCTGGAGGCTCAAAGAAAACTGAAGGAAAGGGAGGCATTACTTAAGCAATTTGAGAAGATCTGGTCTCCAAGGGTTGAGTCAATGATTAAAGAGTACCACAAGAAAGTTCAGGAACTCCGTGTCCTGACACTGGCAAATAATTTAGAATAA
- the LOC135898051 gene encoding uncharacterized protein isoform X2 — MALSMEVVIKAVTLDWTPEDFDSSGNQTLFDELKKLAPHFLASSTYEKLKEAEVIATAAEERYHQASYMTTVWRDIRQSCQRKNDPLELIDKKYYGQVERLQATILLSQDPLGGLLGLEDPGLELVFIDELHHAVLRHLEHQQSRLLRCLDHAVTNAGVGIAVQSVCANVDGIKRSIFMLRLQRVECLRKFEKVLKAFNTRSLSLPELDEAEQLLFCKLEKAMDTYIYFAELLEMEYYFTYGDDHKTGRGMQVVIPKMQSSRRHFCWYCTCELLVRKATLKPPIPAGHIFCTTWNY; from the exons ATGGCTTTGTCTATGGAAGTTGTCATTAAGG CTGTCACGCTCGACTGGACCCCTGAGGACTTCGACAGCTCTGGTAACCAAACATTGTTTGACGAGCTAAAGAAGTTAGCACCTCACTTTCTCGCATCCAGCACTTACGAGAAGTTGAAGGAG GCTGAGGTTATTGCAACGGCTGCTGAAGAACGATATCATCAAGCTTCTTATATGACGACTGTGTGGAGAGACATTCGACAATCTTGCCAAAGAAAGAATGATCCACTAGAGCTGATCGACAAAAAA TATTATGGACAAGTTGAGAGGCTGCAGGCCACGATTTTGCTTTCTCAAGATCCCTTGGGAGGTCTTCTGGGTCTGGAAGATCCTGGACTAGAGCTG GTTTTCATAGATGAATTACATCATGCAGTTTTAAGACATCTCGAGCACCAGCAGTCAAGGTTGTTACGTTGTTTGGATCACG CTGTCACGAATGCAGGTGTGGGAATTGCAGTCCAGTCCGTGTGTGCAAATGTTGATGGCATCAAAAGGTCAATTTTCATGCTGAGGCTCCAGCGTGTAGAGTGCCTTCGTAAATTTGAGAAG GTGTTAAAAGCATTCAATACAAGAAGTTTGTCATTGCCTGAGCTGGATGAAGCAGAGCAATTACTTTTCTGCAAGCTGGAGAAGGCTATGGACACGTACATCTACTTTGC AGAGCTGCTTGAAATGGAATATTATTTCACATATGGAGATGACCATAAAACAGGCAGGGGCATGCAGGTGGTCATCCCTAAGATGCA GTCGTCAAGAAGACACTTCTGTTGGTATTGCACCTGTGAGCTTCTCGTTCGAAAAGCGACACTCAAGCCACCTATTCCAGCAGGACATATTTTTTGTACTACATGGAACTATTGA
- the LOC135898051 gene encoding uncharacterized protein isoform X1, with amino-acid sequence MALSMEVVIKAVTLDWTPEDFDSSGNQTLFDELKKLAPHFLASSTYEKLKEAEVIATAAEERYHQASYMTTVWRDIRQSCQRKNDPLELIDKKYYGQVERLQATILLSQDPLGGLLGLEDPGLELVFIDELHHAVLRHLEHQQSRLLRCLDHAVTNAGVGIAVQSVCANVDGIKRSIFMLRLQRVECLRKFEKVLKAFNTRSLSLPELDEAEQLLFCKLEKAMDTYIYFAELLEMEYYFTYGDDHKTGRGMQVVIPKMQNDLLHQFLEAQRKLKEREALLKQFEKIWSPRVESMIKEYHKKVQELRVLTLANNLE; translated from the exons ATGGCTTTGTCTATGGAAGTTGTCATTAAGG CTGTCACGCTCGACTGGACCCCTGAGGACTTCGACAGCTCTGGTAACCAAACATTGTTTGACGAGCTAAAGAAGTTAGCACCTCACTTTCTCGCATCCAGCACTTACGAGAAGTTGAAGGAG GCTGAGGTTATTGCAACGGCTGCTGAAGAACGATATCATCAAGCTTCTTATATGACGACTGTGTGGAGAGACATTCGACAATCTTGCCAAAGAAAGAATGATCCACTAGAGCTGATCGACAAAAAA TATTATGGACAAGTTGAGAGGCTGCAGGCCACGATTTTGCTTTCTCAAGATCCCTTGGGAGGTCTTCTGGGTCTGGAAGATCCTGGACTAGAGCTG GTTTTCATAGATGAATTACATCATGCAGTTTTAAGACATCTCGAGCACCAGCAGTCAAGGTTGTTACGTTGTTTGGATCACG CTGTCACGAATGCAGGTGTGGGAATTGCAGTCCAGTCCGTGTGTGCAAATGTTGATGGCATCAAAAGGTCAATTTTCATGCTGAGGCTCCAGCGTGTAGAGTGCCTTCGTAAATTTGAGAAG GTGTTAAAAGCATTCAATACAAGAAGTTTGTCATTGCCTGAGCTGGATGAAGCAGAGCAATTACTTTTCTGCAAGCTGGAGAAGGCTATGGACACGTACATCTACTTTGC AGAGCTGCTTGAAATGGAATATTATTTCACATATGGAGATGACCATAAAACAGGCAGGGGCATGCAGGTGGTCATCCCTAAGATGCA AAATGATTTGTTACATCAATTTCTGGAGGCTCAAAGAAAACTGAAGGAAAGGGAGGCATTACTTAAGCAATTTGAGAAGATCTGGTCTCCAAGGGTTGAGTCAATGATTAAAGAGTACCACAAGAAAGTTCAGGAACTCCGTGTCCTGACACTGGCAAATAATTTAGAATAA